In Halofilum ochraceum, a single window of DNA contains:
- a CDS encoding ABC transporter ATP-binding protein, with product MTATAATRPATEQSGPILSVQDLHTWFELRQWGFLRVGSVRAVDGVSFDLQRGESVAFVGESGCGKSSLARTLLGLHRPSHGSVHFEGRSLGDLTAKELKAYRARIGYVQQDPYGALPPFMDIGRILAEPLKVQGVRDRAERERRIEAALEEVRLSPASAYMGKFPHMLSGGQQQRVVIARALVLEPAMLVADEPVSMLDASVRVEILQLLRRIREEHNLTLVFITHDLSTVRHFTDRIFVMYAGRIVEAAQVDDLLENPQHPYSQALLTALADPDADNALHERPVPGGEAPSLLTPPPGCRFHPRCPHAMAGTCDVEDPPDFEPRPGHYSACWLHR from the coding sequence ATGACCGCAACCGCAGCGACCAGGCCGGCAACGGAACAGAGCGGCCCGATCCTGTCAGTCCAGGATCTGCATACCTGGTTCGAACTGCGCCAGTGGGGCTTCCTGCGGGTCGGTTCCGTTCGGGCGGTCGACGGGGTGTCGTTCGATCTGCAGCGTGGCGAGTCGGTCGCATTCGTGGGCGAGAGCGGCTGCGGCAAGAGCTCACTGGCGCGCACGCTGCTCGGGCTGCATCGCCCGTCGCATGGCAGCGTGCATTTCGAGGGCCGCTCACTCGGCGATCTGACCGCGAAAGAACTCAAGGCCTACCGCGCGCGCATCGGTTACGTCCAGCAGGATCCCTACGGTGCACTGCCGCCCTTCATGGATATTGGTCGCATCCTCGCTGAGCCGCTCAAGGTGCAGGGCGTGCGTGACCGTGCCGAACGCGAGCGCCGGATCGAGGCCGCGCTCGAGGAAGTCCGCCTGTCACCGGCGAGCGCGTACATGGGCAAGTTCCCGCATATGCTGAGCGGCGGTCAGCAACAGCGCGTCGTTATTGCCCGCGCCCTGGTACTCGAACCGGCGATGCTGGTCGCCGACGAGCCCGTATCCATGCTCGATGCCTCGGTGCGCGTCGAGATCCTGCAGCTCCTGCGCCGGATCCGTGAAGAGCACAACCTGACGCTCGTGTTCATTACGCATGACCTGTCCACCGTGCGCCATTTCACGGACCGGATCTTCGTGATGTATGCCGGTCGCATCGTCGAGGCCGCCCAGGTCGACGATCTGCTCGAAAACCCGCAGCACCCGTACAGCCAGGCCCTGCTTACGGCGCTCGCCGATCCGGACGCCGACAACGCCCTGCACGAGCGCCCGGTACCCGGTGGCGAGGCCCCGAGCCTGCTCACGCCGCCCCCCGGATGCCGCTTCCACCCGCGCTGCCCACACGCCATGGCCGGCACCTGTGACGTCGAAGACCCGCCGGACTTCGAACCGCGACCGGGCCACTACAGCGCATGCTGGCTTCATCGCTGA
- a CDS encoding ABC transporter ATP-binding protein, translating into MSRPPLLRVRDLTLQYRIRGGTVSAVDGVDFDVGRNEALVILGESGCGKSSLAKALLRVLPRNVHQFGGSVQVDGVETMNYSEELFRREIRWQRIALVMQAAMNALNPVVRVGEQVAEPLRTHLGWSRQAAATRAREAFDLVGVSSDFLERYPFELSGGMRQRVVLAMALVTEPDLVVMDEPTSALDVLTQASIMNRLKRIKRELDTSFILITHDVATSSELADRVALMYAGQIVELADARSFFSDPAHPYSRMLMASVPRLHQRERPEHIPGEPPSLADPPTGCRFADRCPSRFGKCDQPPGMYEPNEGQQVRCWLHAPGGGRS; encoded by the coding sequence ATGAGTCGGCCTCCACTACTGCGCGTCCGCGACCTCACACTGCAGTACCGCATCCGCGGTGGCACGGTCAGCGCGGTCGACGGTGTCGATTTCGACGTCGGGCGCAACGAAGCGCTGGTCATCCTCGGCGAGTCCGGCTGCGGCAAGAGCTCACTGGCCAAGGCGCTGCTGCGCGTGCTGCCGCGCAACGTGCATCAGTTCGGCGGCAGCGTGCAGGTCGATGGCGTCGAGACCATGAACTACAGCGAAGAGCTGTTCCGCCGCGAGATCCGCTGGCAGCGGATCGCGCTGGTCATGCAGGCCGCCATGAACGCCCTCAACCCGGTCGTGCGGGTAGGGGAGCAGGTGGCCGAGCCGCTGCGCACCCATCTCGGCTGGTCCAGACAGGCGGCCGCGACACGCGCGCGCGAGGCGTTCGATCTGGTCGGCGTATCCAGCGACTTCCTCGAACGCTATCCGTTCGAACTCTCCGGCGGCATGCGCCAGCGCGTGGTGCTCGCCATGGCACTGGTGACCGAACCGGATCTCGTCGTCATGGACGAACCGACCTCCGCGCTCGACGTCCTCACCCAGGCGAGCATCATGAACCGGCTCAAGCGGATCAAGCGCGAACTCGACACCAGCTTCATCCTGATCACCCACGACGTCGCCACGTCCAGCGAACTCGCCGATCGTGTGGCCCTGATGTACGCGGGCCAGATCGTCGAGCTGGCGGACGCGCGCTCGTTCTTCAGCGATCCGGCGCACCCGTACTCCAGGATGCTGATGGCGAGCGTACCGCGACTGCACCAGCGCGAACGCCCCGAACATATCCCGGGTGAACCACCCAGCCTCGCGGACCCGCCCACCGGCTGCCGCTTCGCGGATCGCTGCCCGTCCCGTTTCGGGAAATGCGATCAACCGCCCGGCATGTACGAACCGAACGAGGGCCAACAGGTGCGCTGCTGGCTGCACGCGCCCGGAGGAGGCCGCTCATGA